A single window of Vicia villosa cultivar HV-30 ecotype Madison, WI unplaced genomic scaffold, Vvil1.0 ctg.001841F_1_1, whole genome shotgun sequence DNA harbors:
- the LOC131636830 gene encoding heat shock 70 kDa protein-like, whose translation MAATKTKAIGIDLGTTYSCVAVWRNNRVEIIPNDQGNRITPSYVAFTETERLIGDAAINQLATNPHNTVFNVKRLIGRRFSDPSVQQDINLWPFKVVPNNKDKPMIVFSYKGEEKRISPQEISSMVLSKLKDDAEAYLCHEVKDVVITVPAHFNNSQRQATKDAGKIAGLNVMRIINEPTAAAIAYGFDKMNWREGEKNVLVFDLGGGTFDVSLVTNDEGMFKVKATLGDTHLGGVDFDNNLVNRLVELFRRKYNKDLNITENSKALGRLRLACEKAKRLLSSTSMTTIELDSLCGGIDLHVTVTRALFEEINKDLFRKCMETVEKCLSEAKINKNQVHDFVLVGGSTRIPKIQQLLKEMFRVNGESKEPCKSINPDEAVAYGAAVQAAILNDEGDKKIEDLLLLDVMPFSLGVETDDGVMSVLIPKNTMIPTKKESVFSTLSCNQDSVLIKVYEGEGVKTEDNILLGKFELQGFSSTPRKVPNINVCFDVDVNGILEVTAEDKTQGLRKKITIINKEGRLSSEEMRRMVRDGERYKVEDEEVRKRVKSKNLFENYVYEMREKVKRLEKAVEETIDWFDRNQLAEIDEFEFKKQELEKNMKVI comes from the coding sequence ATGGCAGCAACAAAAACAAAAGCCATAGGTATCGACCTTGGCACAACCTACAGCTGCGTAGCAGTGTGGCGAAACAATCGTGTTGAGATCATTCCAAACGACCAAGGAAACCGTATCACCCCGTCTTATGTCGCCTTCACTGAAACCGAAAGGTTAATAGGCGATGCTGCCATAAACCAACTGGCCACTAATCCCCACAACACTGTTTTCAATGTCAAACGTTTGATCGGTCGTCGATTCTCCGACCCATCAGTTCAACAAGACATAAATCTTTGGCCTTTTAAGGTTGTCCCAAACAACAAAGACAAACCAATGATTGTGTTTAGTTACAAAGGCGAAGAGAAACGTATTTCACCTCAAGAGATATCTTCCATGGTGCTGTCAAAGTTGAAGGATGATGCTGAAGCTTATTTGTGCCATGAAGTGAAAGATGTTGTGATCACTGTTCCTGCTCACTTCAACAACTCACAGAGACAGGCTACAAAAGATGCAGGGAAAATCGCTGGTCTTAACGTGATGCGGATCATCAATGAACCTACTGCAGCTGCTATTGCTTATGGTTTTGACAAGATGAACTGGAGAGAAGGTGAGAAGAATGTGCTTGTGTTTGATCTTGGTGGTGGAACTTTTGATGTTTCCTTGGTGACCAATGATGAAGGAATGTTCAAGGTTAAGGCTACATTGGGAGATACTCATTTGGGTGGTGTTGATTTCGATAACAATTTGGTGAACCGTCTTGTCGAACTGTTTCGTAGAAAGTATAACAAGGATTTGAACATCACTGAAAATTCCAAAGCTTTGGGGAGGTTAAGGTTAGCATGTGAGAAAGCAAAAAGATTACTTTCTTCAACTTCAATGACAACCATTGAGCTTGATTCTCTATGTGGAGGAATTGATCTACATGTCACTGTTACCAGAGCTTTGTTTGAGGAAATAAACAAAGATTTATTCAGAAAGTGCATGGAGACAGTGGAAAAGTGTTTGAGTGAGGCAAAGATTAATAAAAACCAAGTTCATGATTTTGTTCTTGTAGGAGGGTCTACTAGAATTCCAAAGATTCAACAATTGTTAAAGGAGATGTTCAGAGTCAACGGCGAAAGCAAAGAGCCATGCAAAAGCATTAATCCTGATGAAGCTGTGGCTTATGGTGCAGCAGTTCAAGCAGCAATACTGAATGATGAGGGAGACAAGAAAATTGAAGACTTGTTGTTGTTGGATGTTATGCCTTTTAGTCTTGGTGTTGAGACAGATGATGGTGTCATGTCTGTTTTGATTCCTAAGAATACAATGATCCCTACAAAAAAGGAGAGTGTTTTTTCTACACTCTCTTGTAATCAAGACAGTGTTTTGATCAAAGTGTATGAAGGAGAAGGAGTTAAGACTGAGGATAACATTTTGCTTGGGAAATTTGAGCTACAAGGATTCTCTTCAACACCTAGGAAGGTTCCAAATATCaatgtttgttttgatgttgaTGTGAATGGTATTTTAGAGGTTACTGCTGAAGATAAGACACAAGGGTTGAGAAAGAAGATTACTATCATCAACAAGGAGGGAAGGTTGAGTAGTGAAGAGATGAGGAGGATGGTGAGGGATGGAGAGAGGTATAAGGTAGAAGATGAGGAGGTGAGGAAGAGGGTGAAGTCAAAGAACTTGTTTGAGAATTATGTTTATGAAATGAGGGAGAAAGTGAAGAGGCTTGAGAAGGCTGTGGAGGAAACTATTGATTGGTTTGATAGAAATCAATTGGCTGAAATTGATGAGTTTGAGTTCAAGAAACAGgagttggaaaagaatatgaaGGTTATTTAA